A genomic window from Candidatus Bathyarchaeota archaeon includes:
- a CDS encoding FKBP-type peptidyl-prolyl cis-trans isomerase codes for MVIENGNVVKMHYDAKIDDRMIDSSRDKKPLEFKVGEGNVLKGLDEAVVGLENGTKKTVVVPPEKGYGLRKDGLFTEIARDKSKEPETGIKEGHVVCYKTDLGRVKYATVAKVEEENITLDLNHPLAGQTLIFDLEIVDVK; via the coding sequence TTGGTTATAGAAAACGGAAACGTCGTAAAAATGCATTATGATGCAAAAATTGATGATCGAATGATTGATAGTTCCCGAGATAAAAAACCGCTTGAATTTAAAGTTGGAGAAGGAAATGTCCTTAAAGGATTGGATGAGGCGGTTGTTGGGCTTGAAAATGGAACGAAAAAAACGGTTGTTGTTCCCCCAGAAAAAGGGTATGGTTTACGAAAAGATGGGCTGTTCACAGAAATCGCCCGAGACAAATCCAAAGAACCTGAAACAGGAATCAAAGAGGGGCATGTTGTTTGCTATAAAACGGATCTGGGCAGAGTCAAATACGCTACAGTAGCAAAAGTTGAAGAAGAAAACATCACCCTAGACCTTAATCATCCCCTAGCTGGACAAACCTTAATCTTTGACCTAGAAATCGTGGACGTAAAATAA
- a CDS encoding molybdopterin-dependent oxidoreductase: MNNKVIIAVIVITIIGVSAGAYLLLPSAFGNSLLPSGTAPDWEITVSGEGTTTTVVSVSDMTEMPLTNVTHTIKGEIATYVGVLFTDFCEQSGVSWCAGPVEVTASDGYAKTVNLYQAWNSTQYPEEKMILAFVKDGEYMTEETGGPVQLIAPSLASQYQIKNIASLNVGLWAIQVSGGVSNPMNITGLDITGFETKTVQLAFAPGGEPQRTSNWTGADLWDILEAAGVSESATTIKITAIDGYAREYTMTQAQVDGMLVGYMENGEYLTVKDGRPFRLFMEDPELKWGQYWVRWVAQIEVY; this comes from the coding sequence ATGAACAATAAAGTAATAATTGCTGTAATTGTTATCACAATAATTGGAGTGTCTGCAGGAGCTTACCTGTTATTGCCTTCTGCTTTTGGAAACAGTTTGCTTCCTTCAGGGACTGCCCCCGACTGGGAAATCACCGTTTCCGGAGAGGGCACAACCACTACAGTTGTGTCTGTTAGTGACATGACTGAAATGCCCCTCACGAACGTGACTCACACCATCAAAGGTGAAATTGCAACCTATGTTGGGGTTTTGTTTACTGATTTTTGTGAGCAAAGCGGAGTTAGTTGGTGTGCAGGACCAGTAGAAGTAACTGCTTCTGATGGTTACGCAAAAACTGTAAACCTGTATCAAGCTTGGAACAGCACCCAATATCCCGAAGAAAAAATGATTCTTGCCTTTGTGAAGGATGGCGAATACATGACCGAAGAAACTGGCGGTCCAGTTCAGTTGATTGCTCCTTCCCTTGCTAGCCAGTATCAAATCAAAAACATTGCCAGTCTTAACGTGGGGCTTTGGGCAATTCAAGTATCTGGCGGTGTTTCAAACCCAATGAACATAACTGGACTAGACATAACCGGCTTTGAAACCAAAACGGTGCAATTGGCTTTTGCTCCGGGTGGTGAACCCCAACGAACCTCAAATTGGACTGGAGCCGATTTGTGGGATATTCTTGAAGCGGCTGGGGTTTCTGAGTCCGCGACCACAATCAAAATTACTGCCATCGATGGCTATGCACGAGAATACACCATGACACAAGCCCAAGTTGACGGAATGCTTGTTGGTTACATGGAAAACGGCGAATACTTGACTGTTAAGGACGGTCGACCTTTCCGTTTGTTCATGGAAGATCCCGAACTAAAATGGGGACAATACTGGGTCCGATGGGTTGCCCAAATAGAAGTCTACTAA
- a CDS encoding sulfide/dihydroorotate dehydrogenase-like FAD/NAD-binding protein encodes MYKIITKEEVAPNIHLIEIAAPDVALKSHPGQFVIIRLDDKGERVPLTIAGVDLQKGTVSTAFHAVGKTTKKLAKLKAGDSLLDFSGPLGNPAEVENFGKVLLVGGGVWCAPLHYVAVALKKNNNKLVVVAAGRTKNDMVYENQLKAVADEFHVATDDGSKGNEGLDFINDILKAQKFDHAVIMGPVSTLKKIVEMTKPYNLKTMVTLASLMVDGTGMCGACRVTVGGETKFACMDGPEFNGLDVDFDELISRQRVYLPEERMASMIYDKLGGSVKRG; translated from the coding sequence ATGTATAAAATTATAACCAAAGAAGAAGTTGCACCCAATATCCACTTGATTGAAATAGCTGCTCCCGATGTGGCACTCAAGTCTCATCCTGGACAGTTTGTCATTATTCGTCTCGACGACAAAGGTGAACGTGTTCCCCTTACCATCGCAGGCGTTGACTTGCAAAAAGGTACAGTTTCCACTGCTTTTCATGCAGTAGGCAAAACCACCAAAAAACTAGCAAAACTTAAGGCAGGCGACTCCCTCTTGGACTTTTCTGGTCCTTTAGGCAATCCTGCCGAAGTTGAAAACTTTGGTAAAGTTTTACTTGTTGGGGGTGGAGTCTGGTGTGCTCCCTTGCATTATGTTGCAGTTGCCCTGAAGAAAAACAATAACAAACTTGTTGTTGTTGCAGCAGGACGTACCAAAAACGACATGGTTTATGAAAACCAACTAAAAGCTGTAGCTGACGAATTCCATGTAGCTACTGATGACGGTTCTAAAGGAAATGAGGGTCTGGACTTTATTAATGACATTTTGAAGGCTCAAAAGTTTGACCATGCCGTTATTATGGGTCCAGTTTCTACGCTAAAGAAAATAGTAGAAATGACTAAACCCTACAATCTGAAAACAATGGTTACTTTAGCGTCTTTGATGGTTGACGGAACTGGAATGTGTGGTGCCTGCCGTGTAACTGTCGGCGGTGAAACTAAATTCGCTTGCATGGACGGTCCTGAATTTAACGGTCTTGACGTGGACTTTGACGAATTAATCTCAAGGCAACGTGTTTACTTACCTGAGGAAAGGATGGCGTCTATGATTTATGATAAACTTGGAGGAAGTGTGAAGCGTGGATAG
- a CDS encoding CoB--CoM heterodisulfide reductase iron-sulfur subunit B family protein has translation MTDLKYLFFLGCVIPYRLASFEVSSRKVLEKLGVELEEMPEANCCGLPLDSVDHESMLVLAARNLCFAEQKGLDVMTLCPGCAGTLRKVNKLVQEDKAVKEKINGYLKEVGLKLEGGKIRVRHLLQVLSEDIGYEKIKQAVINPLTDLKVAEHIGCHVLRPKKYIGFDDPENPVILKQLIEATGAQSLDYMYKTDCCGAPIIGVNDKLSLQIAGDKLKNIKKVNAQALITVCPFCQMMFDTNQKRIEQALEEKFGIPVLHYPQLLGLAMGLDPKDLAINELRVKATNLLNKN, from the coding sequence TTGACTGACCTGAAGTACCTGTTCTTTTTAGGTTGTGTTATTCCGTACCGTTTAGCCAGTTTTGAAGTTTCTTCCCGAAAAGTACTAGAAAAACTAGGCGTAGAACTGGAAGAAATGCCCGAAGCCAACTGCTGTGGGTTGCCTTTAGATTCTGTAGACCATGAATCGATGCTGGTTTTAGCTGCAAGAAACCTTTGTTTTGCCGAACAAAAAGGCTTAGACGTAATGACTTTGTGTCCGGGCTGTGCAGGAACCTTACGGAAAGTCAACAAACTAGTTCAAGAAGACAAAGCTGTCAAAGAAAAAATCAACGGGTACCTCAAAGAAGTTGGACTCAAACTTGAAGGCGGAAAAATTCGAGTCAGACACCTCCTCCAAGTATTATCGGAAGACATAGGCTACGAAAAAATTAAGCAAGCAGTAATCAATCCTTTAACTGACCTAAAAGTAGCTGAACACATCGGCTGCCACGTTTTGCGACCAAAAAAATACATAGGCTTTGACGACCCCGAAAACCCTGTAATCCTAAAACAATTAATAGAAGCAACAGGAGCACAATCACTTGATTACATGTACAAAACCGACTGCTGCGGCGCCCCCATTATAGGAGTAAACGACAAACTGTCCCTGCAAATCGCAGGAGACAAACTAAAAAACATCAAAAAAGTCAACGCCCAAGCCCTAATCACTGTGTGCCCCTTCTGCCAAATGATGTTTGACACCAACCAAAAACGAATCGAACAAGCCCTCGAAGAAAAATTCGGAATCCCAGTACTCCATTACCCCCAACTTTTAGGACTTGCAATGGGACTAGACCCCAAAGACCTCGCCATAAACGAACTACGAGTAAAAGCAACAAACCTGCTAAACAAAAACTAG
- the gltA gene encoding NADPH-dependent glutamate synthase → MAKQDILDRIHNFYEVALGYTEEQAILEATRCLQCPNPRCVQGCPVGIDIPAFIKEIKEGNYSAAASKLKEKNSLPAVCGRVCPQENQCQELCVIGKMGDPISIGRLERFAADYERKAGVTIPEKQPDGATGKVAIVGSGPAGLTVAADLVKQGHEVVMFESLHYAGGVLMYGIPEFRLPKEIVQAEVEYIKNLGVDVKTNYTIGRIFTIDELFADGYDAVFIGSGAGLPNFMGIEGENLGGVYAANEFLIRVNLMKGYLFPEYDTPIRIGKNVAVIGGGNVAMDAARCSLRLGAEKVYIVYRRAREQLPAREEESENAEEEGIIFRLLTNPIKFTGDESGWVNGMECIKMELGEPDASGRRRPVPIEGSNFMMDVDTVVIAIGQTPNPLIQRTTDGLETTKWGTIVADEETGATSKEGVYAGGDVVSGAATVISAMGAARKAAQGIHGYIQKKKTGQ, encoded by the coding sequence ATGGCTAAACAAGATATTTTGGATCGGATTCACAATTTCTATGAAGTAGCCCTTGGTTACACCGAAGAACAAGCTATACTGGAGGCAACCCGTTGTTTGCAGTGTCCTAATCCTCGATGTGTTCAAGGCTGCCCAGTAGGAATTGACATTCCTGCCTTTATCAAAGAAATCAAGGAAGGCAATTACAGTGCTGCAGCTTCTAAACTAAAAGAGAAAAACAGTTTACCTGCAGTTTGTGGACGAGTATGTCCTCAAGAAAACCAGTGCCAAGAATTATGTGTCATCGGTAAAATGGGTGACCCCATTTCTATCGGCAGGTTAGAACGATTTGCTGCAGATTATGAACGCAAAGCAGGTGTTACCATCCCCGAAAAACAACCTGACGGCGCAACTGGCAAAGTAGCCATTGTCGGTTCAGGTCCTGCAGGTTTGACTGTTGCGGCTGACCTTGTTAAACAAGGTCATGAAGTTGTAATGTTTGAGTCTTTGCACTATGCGGGTGGTGTTTTGATGTATGGTATTCCTGAGTTCCGTTTGCCCAAAGAGATTGTGCAAGCAGAAGTTGAATACATCAAAAACCTTGGTGTAGACGTAAAAACCAACTACACTATCGGGCGAATCTTTACTATTGATGAACTTTTTGCAGACGGCTATGATGCAGTTTTCATCGGTAGTGGTGCAGGTCTTCCTAACTTTATGGGAATTGAGGGCGAAAACTTGGGTGGCGTATACGCTGCTAACGAGTTCCTGATTCGCGTAAACTTGATGAAAGGTTACCTGTTCCCAGAATACGATACCCCCATTAGAATTGGCAAAAACGTTGCAGTAATCGGCGGTGGAAACGTCGCCATGGATGCTGCTCGTTGCAGTTTACGATTAGGTGCAGAAAAAGTTTACATCGTTTACCGTCGAGCTCGGGAGCAGCTTCCTGCCCGTGAAGAAGAATCAGAAAATGCAGAAGAAGAAGGCATAATCTTCCGATTATTAACTAATCCAATCAAATTTACTGGTGACGAAAGCGGTTGGGTAAATGGCATGGAATGCATCAAAATGGAACTTGGAGAACCCGACGCTTCAGGCAGACGCCGACCCGTTCCAATTGAAGGCTCTAATTTCATGATGGACGTAGACACAGTAGTTATCGCCATTGGTCAAACACCAAATCCATTGATTCAACGAACCACTGACGGTCTAGAAACTACCAAATGGGGAACCATAGTAGCAGACGAAGAAACTGGCGCAACAAGCAAAGAAGGCGTCTACGCAGGCGGAGACGTAGTCAGCGGCGCAGCAACAGTAATCAGTGCCATGGGAGCAGCCAGAAAAGCCGCCCAAGGCATCCATGGATACATCCAGAAAAAGAAAACTGGACAATAA
- a CDS encoding molybdopterin-dependent oxidoreductase: protein MNKGTRTAVIFFVLLVAVAVPLYFFSRPADVQEGALQVRGNVNNPLNLTISEIEALPSSDMQATLDSAMHVEDEGNFTYTGVTVASLLELAEVSEDASSVLIQSIDTYAITLSVDEIMKNPKVMLVYQQDGQALVSHAEGGNGPLRLIIGSDEFAQRWVTSVVLLEIS, encoded by the coding sequence ATGAATAAAGGAACTAGAACTGCTGTAATCTTTTTCGTTTTACTGGTTGCGGTTGCAGTTCCCCTCTACTTTTTCAGCCGACCCGCTGACGTGCAAGAAGGTGCCCTTCAGGTTCGAGGCAATGTAAACAATCCATTGAATTTAACAATTAGTGAGATTGAAGCTTTGCCTTCTTCTGACATGCAGGCGACGTTGGATTCTGCTATGCATGTTGAAGATGAAGGCAATTTCACTTACACTGGAGTTACTGTTGCAAGCCTTTTAGAATTGGCTGAAGTTTCTGAAGACGCTTCTTCCGTTTTGATCCAGTCCATAGACACCTATGCTATCACGTTGTCTGTTGACGAGATCATGAAAAACCCAAAAGTCATGCTAGTTTACCAACAAGACGGACAAGCCTTGGTTTCTCATGCTGAGGGTGGAAATGGTCCCTTGCGTCTCATAATTGGCTCAGACGAGTTTGCTCAGCGTTGGGTTACCAGTGTAGTGTTGCTTGAAATCAGTTAG
- a CDS encoding ECF transporter S component → MENKTQALQANIKKTKTVDLVTISLLASLGLASKSILRPLVGVITSSLYIPTGAVAGGLYMMWPVIAYGLVRKRGAATTISLVQAIISLVSPFGNFGIFSFVIYLAPGLAIDAFLFLTRHKSCCMACCFGASAIANVVGTALVGVLVLALPTVPLMFSLILAAISGGLGGFIANTVLVECKKIGF, encoded by the coding sequence ATGGAAAACAAAACGCAAGCCCTTCAGGCAAACATCAAAAAAACAAAAACAGTAGACTTGGTCACCATATCCCTTTTGGCAAGTTTGGGTCTTGCATCAAAAAGCATTCTCAGACCACTGGTTGGCGTGATAACCAGTTCTTTATACATCCCAACTGGGGCTGTGGCTGGAGGACTGTACATGATGTGGCCTGTAATCGCGTATGGGCTTGTGCGAAAACGTGGAGCTGCAACCACGATCTCGCTGGTTCAAGCGATAATCAGCCTAGTATCTCCTTTTGGAAATTTTGGCATTTTCTCCTTTGTTATCTATCTTGCTCCGGGATTGGCAATCGACGCGTTTCTGTTTTTGACTCGACACAAATCATGTTGCATGGCCTGCTGTTTTGGAGCTTCTGCCATTGCAAATGTAGTAGGAACAGCATTAGTTGGCGTTTTAGTTCTTGCCTTACCAACGGTTCCATTGATGTTCTCGTTAATTTTGGCTGCAATAAGCGGAGGTTTGGGTGGATTTATCGCAAACACGGTACTGGTTGAATGCAAAAAAATAGGATTTTGA
- a CDS encoding 4Fe-4S dicluster domain-containing protein yields MSDGKLVSETKSKAVTMCDFDCSFKAELSKVAGVENLKFCYQCGTCTADCPIARVSKDFRPRTIMRMTQLGMKERIFEDNKIWLCAACFTCVDHCPQGVDIAGVMRALRNQAVKEGKIPKTFVDIKNNIHKSGLAYDIPDMRKRKRVENGLPELPIANSQEISKLLNLVAKSKEPKTENN; encoded by the coding sequence TTGTCTGATGGGAAACTTGTTTCAGAGACTAAATCTAAGGCAGTTACCATGTGTGACTTTGATTGTAGCTTCAAAGCTGAGCTAAGCAAAGTTGCAGGGGTAGAAAACCTAAAGTTTTGTTACCAATGCGGCACCTGCACAGCAGACTGCCCAATCGCACGGGTCAGCAAAGATTTTCGTCCCCGAACTATCATGCGCATGACCCAGCTAGGCATGAAAGAGCGCATCTTTGAAGACAACAAAATCTGGTTATGTGCAGCCTGTTTTACCTGCGTAGATCATTGCCCCCAAGGAGTAGACATCGCAGGAGTAATGCGGGCACTGCGTAACCAAGCAGTAAAAGAAGGAAAAATCCCCAAAACCTTTGTGGACATCAAAAACAACATCCACAAAAGTGGCTTGGCATACGACATCCCAGACATGCGCAAACGAAAACGCGTAGAAAACGGACTACCCGAACTGCCCATAGCTAACTCCCAAGAAATCTCCAAACTCCTTAATCTTGTTGCCAAGTCTAAAGAACCGAAAACGGAGAACAACTAG
- a CDS encoding site-specific integrase has protein sequence METVQPTFHEPQELIRAVNQRTVFSGNFQSSQLIIKPKQLTKQDITELNQFGKIQDNEFILEKSGRGYTLKNPVKIPLGNIYKVSSKGLIRYVIASLSQERPKLVPYVFQNKSILKLANYLLRYRTGSPKTLYLYVDCIWRYTNRANLNPDQLISDVKDQNRLPKQHRIPYHIKALEDYVCELQDNGLAPSRISNYVKAIRALYRVNGIDIKLPQPISRRTVKRDRAPKPEELHHVLDIADLRERVIVSMLALGGFREGTLVKLKYKHVREDLEKGIVPLHIHIEAAITKGKYNDYDTFIGKEAAVYLREYIETRRLGSPDGKIPPEILSDDSPLIRNENNSEPKTVGGKQIYKLVHNLYFKAGLLKPGYGGSYTLKVHSIRKFFKTQLLSLGVQPDYVDYMMGHTIDVYHDIQMKGIDYLRNIYAASGLSIAPKTQTSKIDALKEIIRAWGLNPEEILTREAMTTPHRTVICQQNQENKQMKILCDALKAEMKKELTTQ, from the coding sequence ATGGAGACAGTACAACCCACTTTCCACGAACCACAAGAACTCATAAGAGCGGTGAATCAAAGAACTGTGTTTTCAGGAAATTTTCAATCAAGCCAGTTAATCATAAAGCCAAAACAGCTGACCAAGCAGGATATAACTGAACTAAACCAATTCGGGAAGATCCAAGATAACGAATTCATTCTAGAAAAAAGCGGAAGAGGCTACACACTCAAAAACCCTGTCAAGATACCTCTAGGAAACATCTATAAAGTCTCATCAAAAGGACTGATCAGATACGTTATAGCCAGCCTTTCACAGGAAAGACCCAAACTCGTCCCTTATGTTTTCCAGAACAAGAGCATCCTAAAACTTGCCAACTACCTTCTACGCTACAGAACAGGCAGCCCAAAAACACTATACCTTTATGTCGACTGCATCTGGCGCTACACCAACAGAGCAAACCTAAACCCAGACCAACTAATCTCAGACGTAAAAGACCAAAATAGACTTCCAAAACAACATAGAATCCCATACCACATAAAAGCCCTAGAAGACTACGTCTGCGAACTACAAGACAACGGACTAGCACCATCCAGAATATCCAACTACGTAAAGGCCATCAGAGCACTATACCGAGTAAACGGCATAGACATCAAACTCCCCCAGCCAATAAGCCGCAGAACCGTCAAACGAGACAGAGCCCCAAAACCAGAAGAATTACACCACGTTCTAGACATAGCAGACCTAAGAGAACGAGTCATAGTTAGCATGCTTGCTCTGGGCGGATTTCGCGAAGGAACCCTAGTGAAGCTCAAATACAAACACGTAAGAGAAGACCTCGAAAAAGGCATCGTCCCACTTCACATACATATAGAAGCTGCAATAACCAAAGGAAAATACAACGACTACGACACATTCATCGGAAAAGAAGCCGCAGTCTACCTACGAGAATACATAGAAACACGCCGACTAGGAAGCCCAGACGGAAAAATACCGCCTGAAATCCTATCTGATGATTCTCCGTTGATTCGCAACGAAAACAACTCCGAACCCAAAACCGTTGGAGGAAAGCAGATCTACAAACTGGTCCATAACCTATACTTCAAAGCAGGATTGCTAAAACCAGGATACGGCGGCTCCTACACCCTGAAAGTCCACAGCATAAGAAAATTCTTCAAAACTCAGCTCCTATCCCTAGGCGTCCAACCAGACTACGTTGACTACATGATGGGACACACAATCGACGTATACCACGACATCCAAATGAAAGGCATAGACTATCTACGAAACATCTATGCAGCATCCGGACTATCTATCGCACCTAAAACGCAGACATCAAAAATAGACGCACTCAAAGAAATCATAAGAGCATGGGGACTAAACCCCGAAGAAATCCTAACCCGAGAAGCCATGACCACACCACATCGAACAGTCATATGCCAACAAAATCAAGAGAACAAACAAATGAAGATCCTATGCGATGCTTTAAAGGCAGAAATGAAGAAGGAATTAACAACACAATGA
- the mobB gene encoding molybdopterin-guanine dinucleotide biosynthesis protein B, with protein MPKIVAVVGKKHSGKTTIIQQLITELKNRGYKVGTIKHMPRIQTIDSPSPVHDTWKHSEAGAEIIVAVPQNETVVFVKKKQKLNDLTEFLHGMDYVLLEGFENEKIFPKIIAAKTMQEVTEYSDGLAIAISGLIVESEQETKKAAALQIPLVKSLTEAKNLADIVEQKAFSILPDLIHCGECGFESCYELAKAMVAEDPKAKNCPLLTGKSVVLEVNGTRIPIKDFPREIITNIVTSMAQSLNGVDDVRSLLLKIENK; from the coding sequence ATGCCAAAAATTGTCGCCGTCGTTGGAAAAAAACATTCAGGAAAAACAACCATCATTCAACAGCTAATTACTGAATTAAAAAACAGAGGCTACAAAGTGGGAACCATTAAACACATGCCTCGAATACAAACAATAGATTCGCCGTCTCCAGTGCATGACACATGGAAACACAGCGAAGCAGGGGCAGAAATTATTGTAGCAGTCCCACAAAACGAAACAGTTGTTTTCGTAAAAAAGAAACAAAAACTAAACGATCTTACAGAATTTCTACACGGAATGGATTACGTATTATTGGAAGGCTTTGAGAACGAAAAAATTTTCCCAAAAATAATCGCAGCAAAAACCATGCAAGAAGTAACCGAATATTCTGATGGATTAGCAATAGCAATTTCTGGGCTTATCGTTGAATCTGAACAAGAAACAAAAAAAGCAGCTGCTTTACAAATTCCTCTGGTCAAAAGCCTAACTGAAGCAAAAAACCTTGCGGACATAGTTGAACAAAAAGCCTTCAGTATTCTTCCTGATTTGATTCATTGTGGAGAATGCGGGTTTGAGTCATGTTATGAGTTGGCAAAAGCCATGGTTGCAGAGGACCCAAAAGCAAAGAATTGCCCGCTGTTGACGGGAAAATCAGTGGTTTTGGAAGTTAACGGCACAAGAATACCTATCAAAGATTTTCCAAGAGAGATAATCACAAACATTGTAACCAGCATGGCACAGTCCCTTAATGGGGTAGATGATGTTCGCAGTTTGTTGCTCAAGATAGAAAACAAGTAA
- a CDS encoding hydrogenase iron-sulfur subunit: MTNEPSRTAGIEIADDFCSRCGVCVAVCPFEAISKDEEQNKIILDVEKCRVCGLCVSACPMSAIDLVYYNVDSMTKKVQDEMKEKDANTLVLSCRGSNAVTIDIKENFKDENVENFVSLRLPCVGRVPPEFYMNNLAAGTEKILVLQCEEDFCRFKKGSKVGLNRFELLKETVDVLGYDPNNLVVKTNSLKAVYDSDKCVGCGKCVFICPYDAIVWKDVSTPEIKTDDCMGCGACALVCPHQAIELRGYEFEPVSDIIKNCSSKAANAKAKGKSAILLFVCQWSEFSALDDVQNGCLTDNVTIIELPCAKGFDPVLVLEALSAGFDGVMAVICPEELCKLEEGTYLGERNFSALKVVLKEYNLDDRFESFRVSPKYPGDFKEKLEEFTKKISSIPDSEEKSA; encoded by the coding sequence ATGACGAATGAACCTAGTCGAACCGCTGGAATAGAAATCGCAGATGACTTTTGTAGCCGCTGCGGAGTTTGTGTTGCAGTTTGTCCTTTTGAAGCAATTTCAAAAGACGAAGAGCAAAACAAGATTATTTTGGATGTAGAAAAATGTCGGGTTTGTGGCTTGTGTGTAAGCGCTTGTCCAATGTCAGCAATAGACCTTGTCTATTATAATGTTGACTCGATGACCAAAAAAGTGCAAGACGAAATGAAAGAGAAAGATGCAAACACTCTTGTTTTGTCTTGCAGAGGCAGCAACGCTGTAACCATTGACATTAAAGAGAACTTTAAAGACGAAAACGTGGAAAACTTTGTTTCTCTTCGCCTGCCTTGTGTTGGGCGTGTCCCCCCAGAATTTTACATGAATAACTTGGCTGCTGGAACCGAAAAAATTCTAGTTCTGCAATGTGAAGAAGACTTTTGCAGATTCAAAAAAGGCAGCAAAGTAGGACTCAACAGGTTTGAGTTGCTGAAAGAAACTGTAGATGTCTTGGGTTATGACCCAAACAACCTTGTTGTAAAAACTAATTCCCTGAAAGCAGTTTACGACAGTGACAAATGTGTTGGATGTGGCAAATGTGTTTTCATCTGTCCATACGACGCAATTGTATGGAAAGACGTTAGCACTCCTGAAATCAAAACTGACGACTGTATGGGATGTGGAGCTTGTGCCCTTGTTTGCCCTCATCAAGCCATCGAATTGCGAGGCTATGAATTTGAGCCCGTTTCTGATATTATCAAAAACTGTAGCAGCAAAGCTGCTAACGCTAAAGCCAAGGGTAAATCTGCGATTTTGTTGTTTGTTTGCCAATGGTCTGAGTTCTCAGCCTTGGACGATGTCCAGAACGGATGCCTTACCGATAACGTTACCATAATCGAGCTTCCATGTGCCAAAGGCTTTGATCCTGTTTTGGTTTTGGAGGCTTTAAGCGCAGGTTTTGACGGCGTTATGGCAGTTATTTGTCCAGAAGAACTCTGTAAACTTGAAGAAGGAACCTATCTCGGAGAAAGAAACTTCTCTGCTTTGAAGGTAGTTCTAAAGGAATACAACTTGGACGACCGTTTTGAGTCCTTCAGGGTTAGTCCCAAGTATCCTGGAGACTTTAAGGAAAAACTGGAAGAATTTACCAAAAAAATTTCTTCTATTCCTGACTCGGAGGAAAAAAGCGCTTAA
- the mobB gene encoding molybdopterin-guanine dinucleotide biosynthesis protein B — protein sequence MTFIVAVIGSHGSGKTTTIEYLISCLTTQGYAVGTIKHIHHENFSIDTPGTNTWRHMQAGSKITVAVAPKEIVVLKKTESELRSLNKILGLLANENLDYIFVEGFHKLISERKDIPKIVTAKNFEDLTETLERTSHVFAVSGLIAQKSNTLEGVIFPVIQLPDDCDKLLRMLKDFFSKQSKS from the coding sequence ATGACGTTCATTGTAGCTGTTATTGGTTCCCATGGTTCAGGAAAAACCACAACCATCGAATATCTAATTTCTTGTCTTACTACACAAGGCTACGCTGTTGGCACCATTAAACACATCCACCATGAAAACTTCAGCATCGACACTCCTGGAACCAATACTTGGCGGCATATGCAGGCTGGCTCAAAAATTACTGTTGCTGTTGCCCCCAAGGAAATCGTTGTACTAAAAAAGACAGAATCTGAACTCCGTAGTTTAAACAAAATTCTTGGTTTATTAGCAAACGAAAACTTGGATTACATTTTTGTGGAAGGCTTCCACAAGCTTATTTCTGAACGTAAAGACATCCCAAAAATTGTTACCGCAAAAAATTTCGAAGATCTCACCGAAACTTTGGAACGAACTTCTCATGTTTTTGCTGTATCGGGTTTGATTGCTCAAAAATCCAACACGCTCGAAGGGGTGATTTTTCCTGTTATTCAGTTGCCTGATGATTGTGATAAACTTCTAAGAATGCTCAAAGATTTCTTTAGTAAACAATCCAAAAGTTAG